Proteins encoded within one genomic window of Amycolatopsis sp. 2-15:
- a CDS encoding metallophosphoesterase family protein has protein sequence MRVHVVSDVHGNADALKRAGEGADALVVLGDLLDFVDYREHDKGIMGALFGAEKVAQFARLRREGSRDETVAYSRTLWATLDDPASAVDEAVREQYATLFASMTAPTYATPGNVDSPALWPEFVGDGVQVLDGEVTTIGGLRFGFVGGAVLPEGVAPRPRKGAAWRPYLRAREEFDEGVAKLSDVDVLCTHIPPAVAELTYDVVARRAELGSRALLELIHEQRPRWSVFGHVHQPLASRRRLGHTECRNVGHFKETGQPYVLRW, from the coding sequence GTGCGGGTTCACGTCGTTTCGGACGTGCACGGCAACGCCGACGCGCTGAAGCGGGCGGGTGAGGGAGCCGACGCGCTGGTCGTGCTCGGCGACCTGCTGGACTTCGTCGACTACCGCGAGCACGACAAGGGCATCATGGGCGCCCTGTTCGGCGCGGAGAAGGTGGCGCAGTTCGCGCGCCTGCGCCGCGAGGGCAGCCGCGACGAGACGGTGGCCTATTCGCGCACGCTGTGGGCCACGCTCGACGACCCGGCCTCGGCCGTGGACGAAGCCGTGCGCGAGCAGTACGCCACGCTCTTCGCCTCGATGACCGCGCCGACCTACGCCACGCCCGGCAACGTCGACTCGCCCGCGCTGTGGCCGGAGTTCGTCGGCGACGGCGTGCAGGTGCTCGACGGCGAGGTCACCACGATCGGTGGCCTGCGCTTCGGGTTCGTCGGGGGAGCGGTGCTGCCCGAAGGCGTGGCGCCGCGGCCCCGCAAGGGCGCCGCCTGGCGGCCTTACTTGCGGGCCCGCGAGGAGTTCGACGAGGGCGTGGCCAAGCTCTCGGACGTCGACGTGCTGTGCACGCACATCCCGCCGGCCGTGGCCGAGCTGACCTACGACGTGGTCGCGCGGCGCGCCGAGCTGGGCTCGCGGGCGCTGCTGGAGCTCATCCACGAGCAGCGGCCGCGCTGGTCGGTGTTCGGCCACGTGCACCAGCCGCTGGCCTCGCGGCGGCGGCTCGGTCACACCGAGTGCCGTAACGTGGGTCACTTCAAGGAGACCGGGCAGCCCTACGTGCTGCGCTGGTGA
- a CDS encoding FAD-dependent monooxygenase — MRVLIAGGGVAGTVTAMALQRAGHEPVVFEAYPSGGADAGAFLTVMHNGMDALKAIDAAGPVNDASFAALGVELVGPDGTTTGTREFDTGELAGPRTLTRAAFYRALQEEADRRGITVEHGRRLVSAGPVSAETAASGVVATFADGSTATGDVLVGADGVRSEVRTLIDPAADRPRFTGLTVVYGYTRAEGLPAAPGIYRMIRGSRAAFGFTTAPDGATFWFARIPDTERPRDEIAAVTPAGWREFAHAAFDGDPLPCADIVAATGDEVFGGHSYDVPTTRVWSTEAMVLVGDAAHAASPAAGQGASMAIEDSVVLALCLRDLPDAPAAFAAYEKLRRTRVEKLVAASAGQDVGEERGWLYHHHIDWNSRITG, encoded by the coding sequence ATGCGCGTTCTCATCGCCGGCGGTGGCGTCGCGGGCACGGTCACGGCGATGGCGCTGCAGCGCGCCGGCCACGAGCCCGTGGTCTTCGAGGCCTATCCCTCCGGAGGAGCCGACGCCGGCGCCTTTCTCACGGTGATGCACAACGGCATGGACGCGCTGAAGGCGATCGACGCCGCCGGCCCCGTCAACGACGCGTCGTTCGCCGCCCTCGGCGTCGAGCTGGTCGGGCCGGACGGCACGACGACGGGCACCCGCGAGTTCGACACCGGTGAGCTCGCGGGGCCGCGCACGCTCACCCGCGCCGCGTTCTACCGCGCGCTGCAGGAGGAAGCCGACCGCCGCGGGATCACCGTGGAGCACGGCCGCCGCCTCGTTTCGGCCGGACCAGTCTCCGCCGAAACCGCCGCCTCCGGCGTGGTCGCCACCTTCGCCGACGGGTCCACCGCGACCGGCGACGTGCTCGTGGGCGCCGACGGTGTGCGCTCCGAGGTCCGCACCCTGATCGACCCCGCCGCCGACCGCCCCCGCTTCACCGGCCTCACCGTGGTCTACGGCTACACCCGCGCCGAGGGCCTGCCCGCGGCGCCCGGCATCTACCGCATGATCCGCGGCAGCCGCGCCGCCTTCGGCTTCACCACCGCGCCCGACGGCGCCACCTTCTGGTTCGCCCGCATCCCCGACACCGAACGCCCGCGTGACGAGATCGCCGCCGTCACGCCGGCCGGCTGGCGCGAGTTCGCCCACGCGGCCTTCGACGGCGACCCGCTGCCGTGCGCCGACATCGTGGCCGCGACCGGCGACGAAGTCTTCGGCGGCCACTCCTACGACGTGCCCACCACCCGCGTCTGGTCCACCGAGGCGATGGTGCTCGTCGGCGACGCGGCCCACGCGGCTTCCCCGGCCGCCGGGCAGGGCGCGTCGATGGCGATCGAGGACAGCGTGGTGCTCGCGCTGTGCCTGCGTGACCTGCCGGACGCGCCGGCCGCGTTCGCCGCCTACGAGAAGCTGCGGCGCACCCGCGTCGAGAAACTCGTGGCGGCCAGCGCCGGTCAGGACGTCGGCGAGGAACGCGGCTGGCTGTACCACCACCACATCGACTGGAACTCGCGAATCACAGGCTGA
- a CDS encoding polyketide cyclase / dehydrase and lipid transport: MNPGPPALDLVDETFIVVPPSTIAAAFADPAAWRRYWPDLSLQVYTDRGDKGLRWTVTGALVGTMEVWLEPVLDGTVLHYFLRATPSGPGGAPRTLAPRELRREFDRRARAAKHLALELKHVLEDGREPGIPPRSADLGTTD, from the coding sequence GTGAACCCCGGACCACCCGCTCTCGATCTCGTGGACGAGACCTTCATCGTGGTGCCGCCGAGCACGATCGCCGCCGCGTTCGCCGACCCGGCCGCCTGGCGGCGGTACTGGCCGGACCTGTCCCTTCAGGTGTACACCGACCGTGGCGACAAGGGTTTGCGCTGGACCGTGACGGGTGCGCTCGTCGGTACGATGGAGGTCTGGCTGGAACCCGTGCTCGACGGCACCGTGCTGCACTACTTCCTGCGCGCGACGCCCTCCGGCCCCGGTGGTGCGCCGCGGACCCTGGCTCCGCGTGAGCTGCGCCGGGAGTTCGACCGGCGGGCCCGCGCGGCGAAGCACCTCGCACTGGAGCTCAAGCACGTCCTCGAGGACGGGCGCGAGCCCGGGATCCCGCCACGGTCTGCAGACCTCGGGACCACTGACTAG
- a CDS encoding AMP-dependent synthetase/ligase: MREYSAPAGKPVTDDENLADVVWANAERFSDVVSFRRQVEGTWLDVTAKDFADQVAAVAKGLIAAGIGHGDRVAIMSKTRYEWTLIDFAIWAAGAVTVPIYETSSPEQVYWILSDSAATAVLVETDTHAGAVDEIRGRLTALRHTWQIEGASPAVDELTALGAEVTDEDLHARRREVSAAELATIVYTSGTTGRPKGVELTHRNLLAEIRADIEAFPELMEQGNSLLCFLPLAHILARALAVTALSARVTLGHTSDVKNLVADLGTFRPTFVVAVPRVFEKVYNSAKQKAHSDGKGKIFDAAEATAVEYSHAVDKGSVAFGLRAKHLVFDKLVYSKLRAALGGRCVAAVSGGAPLGERLAHFFRGIGVPVFEGYGLTETSAAAAVSTKTAFRVGTVGKPVAGTSVRIADDGEILLKGSVVFGAYYNNAAATAESLTDGWFHTGDLGELDDEGFLKITGRKKEIIVTAGGKNVAPSGLEDTMKASPLISQAMVVGDQRPFIAALVTIDEEFFPSWKTQHGKPAQATVSDLAADADLLKEIQTAVDEANKQVSHAEAIKKFTVLAKDFTEASGEITPSLKLKRNVVNKNYASDIEALYQR, encoded by the coding sequence GTGCGCGAATACAGCGCCCCCGCCGGGAAGCCGGTGACCGACGACGAGAACCTGGCCGACGTCGTCTGGGCGAACGCCGAGCGGTTCTCCGACGTCGTGAGCTTCCGCCGGCAGGTCGAGGGCACCTGGCTGGACGTGACGGCCAAGGACTTCGCCGACCAGGTCGCGGCCGTCGCCAAGGGCCTGATCGCCGCCGGCATCGGCCACGGCGACCGCGTCGCGATCATGTCGAAGACCCGCTACGAGTGGACGCTGATCGACTTCGCGATTTGGGCCGCGGGCGCCGTCACCGTGCCGATCTACGAGACGTCGTCACCCGAGCAGGTGTATTGGATCCTGTCCGACTCGGCCGCCACGGCCGTGCTCGTGGAGACCGACACCCACGCCGGCGCCGTCGACGAGATCCGCGGCCGGCTCACCGCCCTGCGGCACACCTGGCAGATCGAAGGCGCCTCCCCCGCGGTCGACGAGCTGACCGCGCTGGGCGCCGAGGTCACCGACGAGGACCTGCACGCGCGCCGCCGCGAGGTCAGCGCCGCCGAACTCGCCACGATCGTCTACACCTCGGGCACGACGGGCCGGCCGAAGGGTGTCGAGCTGACGCACCGGAACCTCCTGGCCGAGATCCGCGCCGACATCGAGGCGTTCCCCGAGCTCATGGAGCAGGGAAACTCGCTGCTGTGTTTCCTGCCGCTGGCCCACATCCTGGCCCGCGCGCTCGCCGTGACCGCGCTCTCGGCACGCGTGACGCTGGGCCACACGTCGGACGTGAAGAACCTCGTCGCCGACCTCGGCACGTTCCGGCCGACGTTCGTGGTCGCCGTGCCGCGCGTGTTCGAGAAGGTCTACAACTCGGCCAAGCAGAAGGCCCACAGCGACGGCAAGGGCAAGATCTTCGACGCGGCCGAGGCCACCGCGGTCGAGTACAGCCACGCCGTGGACAAGGGCAGCGTCGCGTTCGGCCTGCGGGCCAAGCACCTGGTGTTCGACAAGCTCGTCTACAGCAAGCTGCGCGCGGCGCTGGGCGGGCGCTGCGTCGCGGCGGTCTCGGGCGGCGCCCCGCTCGGCGAGCGGCTGGCGCATTTCTTCCGCGGCATCGGCGTGCCGGTGTTCGAGGGCTACGGCCTCACCGAGACCTCGGCCGCGGCAGCCGTGAGCACCAAGACGGCGTTCCGCGTCGGCACGGTCGGCAAGCCCGTGGCGGGCACCTCGGTGCGCATCGCCGACGACGGCGAGATCCTGCTCAAAGGCAGCGTCGTGTTCGGCGCGTACTACAACAACGCCGCCGCGACCGCCGAATCCCTCACCGACGGCTGGTTCCACACCGGCGACCTGGGCGAGCTGGACGACGAGGGCTTCCTCAAGATCACCGGCCGCAAGAAGGAGATCATCGTGACGGCCGGCGGCAAGAACGTCGCGCCGTCGGGGCTCGAGGACACGATGAAGGCGTCGCCGCTGATCAGCCAGGCCATGGTGGTCGGCGACCAGCGCCCGTTCATCGCCGCGCTGGTCACCATCGACGAGGAGTTCTTCCCGTCCTGGAAGACCCAGCACGGCAAGCCCGCGCAGGCCACCGTCTCCGACCTGGCGGCCGACGCGGACCTGCTCAAGGAGATCCAGACGGCGGTCGACGAGGCCAACAAGCAGGTCTCCCACGCCGAGGCGATCAAGAAGTTCACCGTGCTGGCCAAGGACTTCACCGAGGCGAGCGGCGAGATCACGCCCTCGCTGAAGCTCAAGCGCAACGTGGTGAACAAGAACTACGCGTCCGACATCGAGGCGCTCTACCAGCGCTGA
- a CDS encoding ROK family protein, giving the protein MDVGGTSVRAGVVDERGSLLDTARVGTPSEENALEDAIAGVVEDLRNRHDVAAVGLAVAGFVARDRRSVMFAPHLAWRDAPVADRIEKRVGLPVTLEHDVNSAVVGEHRFGAARGAQVAALVALGTGIGAGLLLDGEIYRGAYGVAPELGHLTVVPGGRACPCGKYGCWERYCSGTALAATAVELLARYPGRSTVLSREVAGDPGSVTGRRVAGAARDGDPIALRAMAELAKWLGEGLALVADVFDPEIIVIGGGVSESAPLFLDEAREHYAGAITGARYRPLARIRTAHLGDDTAIVGAAALALDAAKAPVAEVAG; this is encoded by the coding sequence GTGGACGTCGGCGGCACGAGTGTGCGCGCCGGTGTGGTGGACGAGCGGGGATCGCTCCTGGACACCGCACGCGTCGGGACACCGAGTGAGGAGAACGCCCTCGAGGACGCCATCGCCGGCGTCGTCGAGGACCTGCGCAACCGCCACGACGTCGCCGCCGTGGGCCTGGCCGTGGCCGGGTTCGTGGCGCGCGACCGCCGGTCGGTGATGTTCGCGCCGCACCTCGCGTGGCGCGACGCGCCGGTGGCCGACCGCATCGAGAAGCGCGTGGGCCTGCCGGTGACGCTGGAGCACGATGTGAACTCGGCCGTGGTCGGCGAGCACCGCTTCGGCGCGGCCCGCGGCGCGCAGGTGGCGGCGCTGGTCGCGCTCGGCACCGGCATCGGCGCCGGGCTGCTGCTCGACGGCGAGATCTACCGCGGTGCCTATGGCGTCGCCCCCGAACTGGGCCACCTCACCGTGGTGCCGGGCGGGCGCGCGTGCCCGTGCGGCAAGTACGGCTGCTGGGAGCGCTACTGCAGCGGCACGGCGCTGGCCGCCACCGCCGTCGAGCTGCTGGCTCGCTACCCCGGCCGCTCCACGGTCCTTTCGCGCGAGGTCGCGGGCGACCCGGGTTCGGTCACAGGCCGCCGCGTCGCCGGAGCCGCGCGCGACGGCGACCCGATCGCGCTGCGGGCGATGGCCGAGCTGGCCAAGTGGCTGGGCGAGGGCCTGGCGCTGGTCGCGGACGTGTTCGACCCCGAGATCATCGTGATCGGCGGCGGCGTGTCCGAGTCGGCGCCGCTGTTCCTCGACGAGGCGCGCGAGCACTACGCGGGCGCCATCACCGGCGCGCGCTACCGCCCGCTGGCCCGCATCCGCACCGCCCACCTCGGCGACGACACGGCCATCGTCGGCGCCGCGGCCCTGGCCCTCGACGCGGCCAAGGCCCCGGTCGCCGAGGTTGCCGGCTGA
- a CDS encoding YbjQ family protein, with translation MTQPAPPMQFPIMLSTMNDLPGYRVVRVFGEVFGLTVRSRNMFSNIGAGFKSMAGGELKGLSKLLSDSRYEALGRLSQEAMAHGANAVLALRFDCNEIAQTASEIAAYGTAVYVVPDGAPQQPGQQQAQHAPQQPQGQPQYQQQQQQAFPQN, from the coding sequence ATGACCCAACCCGCACCCCCCATGCAGTTCCCGATCATGCTGTCCACGATGAACGATCTGCCCGGTTACCGCGTGGTTCGCGTGTTCGGCGAGGTTTTCGGCCTCACCGTGCGCAGCCGCAACATGTTCTCCAACATCGGTGCCGGCTTCAAATCCATGGCGGGCGGTGAGCTCAAGGGCCTGTCGAAGCTGCTGTCCGACTCCCGCTACGAGGCGCTGGGCCGCCTTTCGCAGGAAGCCATGGCGCACGGGGCCAACGCCGTGCTCGCGCTGCGCTTCGACTGCAACGAGATCGCCCAGACGGCCAGCGAGATCGCCGCGTACGGCACCGCCGTGTACGTGGTCCCCGACGGCGCCCCGCAGCAGCCCGGCCAGCAGCAGGCCCAGCACGCTCCGCAGCAGCCGCAGGGCCAGCCCCAATACCAGCAGCAGCAACAGCAGGCCTTCCCCCAGAACTGA
- a CDS encoding ArsA family ATPase, whose product MRILLFTGKGGVGKTTLAAATATALAGRGRKTLVVSTDPAHSLGDAFGAALGGEPSEVDVRRDGSPAGLWAAQVDSRALADRTWHELRDQLRTLLAGAGLDTLDAEELTVLPGVDELLALGEVQRLGGQGPWDTVVVDCGPTAETLRLLALPEAVAGYLSKAYGRRGAGSVRRLGAHLDSLRELLTDPSVTTVRLVLTPERVVVAEARRTLTSLALRGIAVDGLIANCLMPAPGFWRGSAAGWLRTRRAQQDAVLAELAAAGFGPADLARVEHRASEPVGAEALAELARELYGTRDPLSGTGKPVTPLLQVTPDADGFRLRIAIPLQRESDVDLARVDDDLAITVDGFRRLIALPETLRPCRITGAESDGGGLVISLAGNRGRE is encoded by the coding sequence ATGCGGATCCTGCTGTTCACCGGCAAGGGGGGTGTCGGGAAGACCACGCTCGCCGCGGCCACCGCCACCGCGCTCGCCGGGCGCGGCAGGAAGACCCTCGTGGTCTCCACCGACCCGGCGCACTCGCTCGGCGACGCGTTCGGCGCGGCGCTGGGCGGCGAACCGTCCGAAGTGGACGTCCGCCGGGACGGCTCACCGGCGGGCCTGTGGGCCGCCCAGGTGGACTCCCGTGCGCTGGCCGACCGGACGTGGCACGAGCTGCGCGACCAGCTGCGCACGCTGCTCGCCGGCGCCGGGCTCGACACGCTCGACGCCGAGGAGCTGACCGTGCTCCCGGGCGTCGACGAGCTGCTCGCCCTCGGCGAGGTGCAGCGGCTGGGCGGGCAGGGGCCGTGGGACACGGTGGTGGTCGACTGTGGTCCGACCGCCGAGACGCTGCGCCTGCTGGCGTTGCCCGAGGCCGTCGCGGGCTACCTGAGCAAGGCCTACGGCCGGCGCGGCGCTGGTTCCGTGCGGCGCCTGGGCGCGCACCTCGACTCGCTGCGCGAGCTGCTCACCGACCCGTCCGTGACCACCGTGCGGCTGGTCCTCACGCCGGAGCGCGTGGTGGTCGCCGAGGCTCGCCGCACGCTCACGTCGCTGGCCCTGCGCGGCATCGCCGTCGACGGCCTGATCGCCAACTGCCTCATGCCCGCGCCCGGGTTCTGGCGCGGTTCGGCGGCCGGCTGGCTGCGCACGCGGCGCGCCCAGCAGGACGCCGTGCTGGCCGAGCTCGCGGCCGCCGGGTTCGGGCCGGCCGACCTGGCGCGCGTCGAGCACCGGGCGAGTGAACCGGTGGGCGCCGAGGCGCTCGCCGAGCTGGCCCGCGAGCTTTACGGCACGCGGGATCCCTTGTCCGGCACCGGAAAACCCGTGACGCCGCTGCTGCAGGTGACGCCGGACGCCGACGGCTTCCGGCTGCGGATCGCGATCCCGTTGCAGCGCGAGTCCGACGTGGACCTCGCCCGCGTCGACGACGACCTCGCGATCACCGTCGACGGCTTCCGCCGGCTGATCGCCCTGCCGGAGACACTGCGGCCGTGCCGGATCACCGGCGCCGAGTCCGACGGAGGTGGCCTGGTCATCAGCCTGGCCGGGAACCGGGGTCGCGAGTGA
- a CDS encoding SRPBCC family protein, translating to MAEQSTQSIEVDAEPQRVMTVIADFPAYPEWAKAVQEVEVLGTDDAGRAKQVKLTLDAGPIKDVYTLEYDWDATGLGVSWHLVKGQMQKAQNGRYALEALRDGRTKVTYTLSVELALPMIGLLRRKAEKMVMDTALKELKRRAEG from the coding sequence ATGGCCGAGCAGTCCACGCAGTCCATCGAGGTCGACGCCGAGCCCCAACGGGTGATGACGGTGATCGCCGACTTCCCCGCGTACCCGGAGTGGGCGAAGGCCGTCCAGGAGGTCGAGGTGCTGGGCACCGACGACGCCGGGCGGGCCAAGCAGGTGAAGCTGACCCTGGACGCCGGGCCGATCAAGGACGTCTACACGCTCGAGTACGACTGGGACGCGACCGGGCTCGGCGTGAGCTGGCACCTGGTCAAGGGCCAGATGCAGAAGGCGCAGAACGGCCGCTACGCGCTCGAAGCGCTGCGTGACGGGCGCACGAAGGTCACCTACACGCTCTCGGTGGAGCTGGCGCTGCCGATGATCGGCCTGCTGCGGCGCAAGGCCGAGAAGATGGTGATGGACACGGCGCTCAAGGAACTGAAGCGACGGGCCGAAGGCTAG
- a CDS encoding DUF397 domain-containing protein: MNEGVWRTSSYSGQQGECVEVCTVWRTSSYSGQQGQCVEVRTLSEEAGVRDSKDRDGGSLLIAGAAWRAFLERL, from the coding sequence ATGAACGAAGGTGTCTGGCGGACGTCGTCGTACAGCGGCCAACAGGGCGAGTGTGTCGAAGTGTGCACTGTCTGGCGGACGTCGTCGTACAGCGGCCAGCAAGGTCAGTGCGTCGAGGTGCGCACGCTTTCCGAAGAGGCCGGTGTGCGCGACTCCAAGGACCGCGATGGCGGCTCCCTGCTGATCGCCGGGGCGGCGTGGCGGGCGTTCCTGGAACGCCTCTGA